A DNA window from Daucus carota subsp. sativus chromosome 3, DH1 v3.0, whole genome shotgun sequence contains the following coding sequences:
- the LOC108211699 gene encoding LOW QUALITY PROTEIN: transcription factor bHLH110 (The sequence of the model RefSeq protein was modified relative to this genomic sequence to represent the inferred CDS: deleted 1 base in 1 codon), which produces MESANLHYKHQQQQQLGDESSSPFDAPPFYQVEASRAAWSPNTILSNGEFNPNVNVPPMTQEMDFGSSFATLSAHDQVQLARIKEELSSSSVHHSDYPRFTDMLNSPSSSSIGDFHLLSNSSDDYLKNDQEICLIRTFSSGCQINGFQLPAAAGGGVGGFYSSPPQKYYCPTSATSVARGTFSQILPTINISELTQTAASSNSSLMSSSSLSMNLESLDLFNSTRFSAGYSQSPHDHLGLFKTSLPYSLQNMQLQLSPGRPSSCPTNVTSSSPFHNNGVSEVKRPSSSLETKPPQAAPKKSRLDSRSSCPPFKVRKEKLGDRIAALQQLVAPFGKTDTASVLMEAIGYIKFLQNQVETLSVPYMKSSRNRTKKTQGGLGDGNGEEAEGMRDLRTRGLCLVPLSCLSYVTDGGGGVWPPPNFSGFS; this is translated from the exons ATGGAGTCTGCAAATCTTCATTACAAGCatcaacagcagcagcagcttGGTGATGAGTCTTCCTCTCCTTTTGATGCTCCTCCTTTTTATCAAGTTGAAGCCAGCCGTGCTGCCTGGTCCCCAAACACCATTTT AAGTAACGGTGAATTCAATCCTAATGTTAATGTCCCTCCCATGACTCAAGAGATGGATTTTGGATCAAGTTTCGCGACATTGTCTGCTCATGATCAAGTGCAACTTGCAAGGATTAAAGAAGAGCTTTCTTCATCTTCTGTTCATCATTCAGATTATCCAAGATTCACCGACATGTTAAACAGTCCATCATCATCCAGCATAGGAGATTTCCACTTGTTATCTAACTCAAGCGACGACTACCTTAAAAATGATCAG GAAATTTGCTTAATTAGAACCTTCTCTTCTGGTTGTCAAATCAACGGCTTTCAACTTCCAGCAGCAGCAGGTGGAGGAGTTGGAGGATTCTATTCCAGTCCACCACAGAAGTACTACTGTCCTACATCGGCTACAAGTGTTGCGAGAGGAACCTTCAGCCAAATATTGCCAACGATAAATATCTCTGAGTTAACTCAGACTGCAGCTTCTTCTAATTCATCATTAATGTCATCAAGCTCTTTAAGCATGAACTTGGAGTCCTTAGATCTCTTCAATTCGACGAGATTTAGTGCTGGATATAGCCAATCTCCTCATGACCACCTTGGCCTTTTCAAAACCAGTCTTCCTTATAGTCTTCAGAATATGCAGCTTCAATTAAGTCCTGGCAGGCCATCAAGTTGCCCTACTAAT GTAACGTCATCGTCACCGTTCCACAACAATGGAGTTTCAGAAGTGAAAAGACCCAGCAGTTCGCTTGAAACTAAGCCACCTCAAGCAGCACCGAAGAAATCTCGATTGGATTCACGCTCTTCATGTCCGCCCTTTAAG GTTAGGAAAGAGAAGTTGGGAGATAGAATTGCAGCTCTCCAGCAACTAGTGGCACCTTTTGGCAAG ACAGATACAGCATCTGTGCTAATGGAGGCTATTGGATATATCAAATTTCTCCAGAACCAAGTTGAG ACTCTCAGCGTCCCATACATGAAGTCATCGCGCAACAGGACTAAAAAGACGCAAGGG GGTTTAGGAGACGGAAACGGAGAAGAAGCTGAGGGGATGAGAGATCTGAGGACCCGAGGGCTCTGTCTCGTGCCCTTGTCCTGCTTATCCTACGTTACTGATGGCGGCGGAGGTGTTTGGCCGCCTCCTAATTTCAGTGGCTTTTCTTGA
- the LOC108213405 gene encoding phosphatidylinositol/phosphatidylcholine transfer protein SFH6, whose translation MHQTYGHLHGISTCIRLVISYMNKIYASTVSTLKSIAWTRELPDTKEFVDPTSADFREEERFSNPYQIINELERKINMLQVKSYAMPKEREELLKAVVCRVDALEAELISTKKALHEALLRQDELLACVDSQEAAMSLGKKKRWCTRKSLK comes from the exons ATGCACCAAACTTATGGTCATCTCCATGGGATTTCTACTTGCATTCGTTTGGTTATATCCTACATGAACAAGATATATGCTTCTACAGTTTCCACCCTGAAGTCCATAGCATGGACTCGTGAATTACCAGATACAAAAGAATTCGTTGATCCTACAAGTGCTGACTTccgtgaagaagaaagattctcAAATCCTTACCAAATAATTAACGAGCTGGAGAGAAAAATTAACATGTTGCAGGTGAAGTCATATGCAATGccaaaagagagagaagagcTTCTTAAGGCTGTTGTTTGTCGTGTGGATGCATTAGAAGCCGAATTAATTTCCACCAAGAAG GCTCTGCACGAAGCCCTGTTAAGGCAAGATGAACTCCTTGCATGTGTAGATAGTCAAGAAGCAGCAATGTCACTG GGAAAGAAGAAAAGATGGTGCACGAGAAAATCTTTGAAATAA
- the LOC108210780 gene encoding inositol-pentakisphosphate 2-kinase isoform X1 produces MEKVVLDATHAGDWTYRGEGAANLVLAYSGSSPRFVGKVLRVHKVSRSDSECENALTALTIHECLLWKEIDDLVLAPTREFAEHLYVQHVMCPLLGTDHVDSGTCVFVAKEFLEAVESNVLSQRPSWRINDAISNTQCESALLLSDVSVFPRSTLKDEFCISVEIKQPKCGFLPASRFIADENYVKRCITRFKMHQALKLHQGKVSKISEYDPLDLFSGSLETVNKAMKDLIVTPQNNLRVFLNGTLIFGGSGGLADPTCCLNEELLEDALKCVIQAEDGMRTTNFLHLVAEAVCRPGLLDRLLEVQKLDKLDIEGAIHAYYNVISQPCPICRVFKENEKKLLERYTSLHSDPLSKSLKIVKDYLIAATAKDLSIMISFRPTEKRVMGSSNDIVSLKLNSQCFEYKASFIDLDMKPLKKMAYYFELDQKIVRHYSQMVKSNIYSERVASIKDTLHHEQTSAVEDVSHTRDSSVIGA; encoded by the exons ATGGAGAAAGTGGTCCTGGACGCCACACATGCAGGAGATTGGACTTACAGGGGCGAAGGAGCTGCTAATCTTGTTCTCGCTTACTCCGGATCTTCTCCTCGTTTT GTTGGGAAAGTACTACGTGTGCATAAGGTTTCGAGGAGTGATTCTGAATGTGAGAATGCCCTCACAGCTTTAACCATTCATGAGTGCCTTTTGTGGAAGGAAATCGATGATCTGGTGCTAGCCCCTACCAGGGAATTTGCCGAGCATCTTTATGTGCAGCATGTAATGTGCCCGCTCCTGGGTACCGACCATGTTGACTCTGGG ACTTGTGTATTTGTGGCCAAAGAATTTTTAGAGGCTGTTGAAAGCAATGTTCTTTCTCAACGTCCTTCCTGGCGAATCAATGATGCGATATCCAACACACAATGTGAATCTGCACTTCTTTTATCTGATGTCTCAGTCTTTCCCCGCA GTACTCTTAAGGATGAATTCTGCATCTCTGTTGAGATAAAG CAGCCTAAATGTGGATTTCTGCCAGCTTCAAGATTTATTGCCgatgaaaattatgtaaaaaggTGTATAACTCGATTTAAAATGCATCAGGCACTGAAACTACATCAAGGAAAG GTATCCAAAATAAGCGAGTATGATCCATTGGATTTGTTCTCTGGGTCCTTGGAGACAGTAAATAAAGCAATGAAGGACCTTATTGTCACACCACAGAACAACCTTCGTGTATTCCTGAATGGTACCCTTATTTTTGGGGGATCAGGCGGTCTCGCTGATCCCACTTGTTGTTTGAATGAGGAACTACTTGAAGATGCATTGAAATGTGTGATTCAGGCAGAAGATGGCATGCGCACAACTAATTTCTTACATCTTGTTGCTGAAGCAGTTTGCAGACCAGGATTATTAGATAGGCTCCTTGAGGTCCAGAAGCTTGATAAACTTGACATAGAAGGGGCAATTCATGCATATTACAATGTTATTTCCCAGCCTTGCCCAATATGCAGAGTTTTTAAGGAAAACGAAAAGAAACTTTTAGAAAGATATACTTCTTTGCACTCAGACCCATTAAGCAAGAGCTTGAAAATTGTGAAGGATTATTTGATTGCTGCTACTGCAAAGGACTTGAGTATTATGATTAGTTTTAGACCCACTGAGAAGAGGGTTATGGGATCTTCCAATGATATTGTTTCACTGAAATTAAACAGTCAGTGCTTTGAATACAAG GCATCATTTATTGACCTGGATATGAAACCTTTGAAGAAGATGGCATACTATTTTGAGTTGGACCAGAAAATTGTTAGACATTACTCTCAGATGGTTAAATCAAACATTTACTCGGAGAGAGTTGCTAGCATCAAGGATACACTGCACCATGAACAAACAAGTGCAGTGGAAGATGTTTCTCACACAAGAGATTCTTCTG TAATTGGAGCTTAA
- the LOC108210780 gene encoding inositol-pentakisphosphate 2-kinase isoform X2 produces the protein MEKVVLDATHAGDWTYRGEGAANLVLAYSGSSPRFVGKVLRVHKVSRSDSECENALTALTIHECLLWKEIDDLVLAPTREFAEHLYVQHVMCPLLGTDHVDSGTCVFVAKEFLEAVESNVLSQRPSWRINDAISNTQCESALLLSDVSVFPRSTLKDEFCISVEIKPKCGFLPASRFIADENYVKRCITRFKMHQALKLHQGKVSKISEYDPLDLFSGSLETVNKAMKDLIVTPQNNLRVFLNGTLIFGGSGGLADPTCCLNEELLEDALKCVIQAEDGMRTTNFLHLVAEAVCRPGLLDRLLEVQKLDKLDIEGAIHAYYNVISQPCPICRVFKENEKKLLERYTSLHSDPLSKSLKIVKDYLIAATAKDLSIMISFRPTEKRVMGSSNDIVSLKLNSQCFEYKASFIDLDMKPLKKMAYYFELDQKIVRHYSQMVKSNIYSERVASIKDTLHHEQTSAVEDVSHTRDSSVIGA, from the exons ATGGAGAAAGTGGTCCTGGACGCCACACATGCAGGAGATTGGACTTACAGGGGCGAAGGAGCTGCTAATCTTGTTCTCGCTTACTCCGGATCTTCTCCTCGTTTT GTTGGGAAAGTACTACGTGTGCATAAGGTTTCGAGGAGTGATTCTGAATGTGAGAATGCCCTCACAGCTTTAACCATTCATGAGTGCCTTTTGTGGAAGGAAATCGATGATCTGGTGCTAGCCCCTACCAGGGAATTTGCCGAGCATCTTTATGTGCAGCATGTAATGTGCCCGCTCCTGGGTACCGACCATGTTGACTCTGGG ACTTGTGTATTTGTGGCCAAAGAATTTTTAGAGGCTGTTGAAAGCAATGTTCTTTCTCAACGTCCTTCCTGGCGAATCAATGATGCGATATCCAACACACAATGTGAATCTGCACTTCTTTTATCTGATGTCTCAGTCTTTCCCCGCA GTACTCTTAAGGATGAATTCTGCATCTCTGTTGAGATAAAG CCTAAATGTGGATTTCTGCCAGCTTCAAGATTTATTGCCgatgaaaattatgtaaaaaggTGTATAACTCGATTTAAAATGCATCAGGCACTGAAACTACATCAAGGAAAG GTATCCAAAATAAGCGAGTATGATCCATTGGATTTGTTCTCTGGGTCCTTGGAGACAGTAAATAAAGCAATGAAGGACCTTATTGTCACACCACAGAACAACCTTCGTGTATTCCTGAATGGTACCCTTATTTTTGGGGGATCAGGCGGTCTCGCTGATCCCACTTGTTGTTTGAATGAGGAACTACTTGAAGATGCATTGAAATGTGTGATTCAGGCAGAAGATGGCATGCGCACAACTAATTTCTTACATCTTGTTGCTGAAGCAGTTTGCAGACCAGGATTATTAGATAGGCTCCTTGAGGTCCAGAAGCTTGATAAACTTGACATAGAAGGGGCAATTCATGCATATTACAATGTTATTTCCCAGCCTTGCCCAATATGCAGAGTTTTTAAGGAAAACGAAAAGAAACTTTTAGAAAGATATACTTCTTTGCACTCAGACCCATTAAGCAAGAGCTTGAAAATTGTGAAGGATTATTTGATTGCTGCTACTGCAAAGGACTTGAGTATTATGATTAGTTTTAGACCCACTGAGAAGAGGGTTATGGGATCTTCCAATGATATTGTTTCACTGAAATTAAACAGTCAGTGCTTTGAATACAAG GCATCATTTATTGACCTGGATATGAAACCTTTGAAGAAGATGGCATACTATTTTGAGTTGGACCAGAAAATTGTTAGACATTACTCTCAGATGGTTAAATCAAACATTTACTCGGAGAGAGTTGCTAGCATCAAGGATACACTGCACCATGAACAAACAAGTGCAGTGGAAGATGTTTCTCACACAAGAGATTCTTCTG TAATTGGAGCTTAA